A DNA window from Argiope bruennichi chromosome X2, qqArgBrue1.1, whole genome shotgun sequence contains the following coding sequences:
- the LOC129961040 gene encoding uncharacterized protein LOC129961040 has translation MSAPTDSKLIIPFVPSLFHFSVVKVALKLSKHIDATTCLKLFKQMRRSDPEIFYETDSNSNSEIDKAKEKLLIIPAHLRENVVQAILGLDAAVKEWHSDHEGAFRSKNIDETFEWKSNGAIDRIKTMQQLLLKKDVDINLRFYLACCYFLEESIKTLWAEMDVNDKRSIPGNPCTRFWVRRMHDGCVVQWIKDIPEYLHLYWEYPTCSFGAFFPFLQPQERMKFLYSITSSTNDDFLSCTYAATKQEQVHMLNLEAFKVLVVYLNWPLQNFFLQIVEKMWTFIDYPVFKKLLNTIISYSVKKYDFDYEQLLVDLWTRSPQDFKEKAKASRYLSGEISFCFGSVRRRKKYKSVPSN, from the coding sequence CTGATTCAAAACTTATAATCCCTTTTGTGCCATCACTTTTTCACTTTTCTGTGGTAAAAGTAGCTTTAAAATTGTCCAAACATATTGATGCTACAACTTGCTTAAAGCTCTTTAAACAAATGAGGCGATCTGATCcggaaattttttatgaaactgaCTCTAACTCTAATTCTGAGATAGATAAAGCAAAGGAGAAGTTACTTATAATTCCTGCACATTTAAGAGAGAATGTAGTGCAGGCAATTCTAGGCTTGGATGCTGCTGTTAAAGAATGGCATTCGGACCATGAAGGTGCATTTCGTTCAAAGAATATAGATGAAACCTTTGAATGGAAATCTAATGGGGCAATTGACAGAATTAAAACGATGCAGCAATTGCTTCTAAAAAAAGATGTTGATATCAATTTGAGGTTTTATTTAGCTTGCTGTTACTTTTTGGAAGAAAGTATAAAGACTTTGTGGGCAGAAATGGATGTAAATGATAAAAGGTCAATACCTGGTAATCCCTGTACACGATTTTGGGTTAGAAGGATGCACGATGGATGTGTGGTTCAATGGATAAAGGACATTCCAGAATACCTACACCTTTATTGGGAATATCCCACCTGTTCCTTTGGTGCATTCTTTCCTTTCTTGCAGCCACAAGAGAGGATGAAGTTCCTTTACTCTATAACATCGAGTACAAATGATGATTTTCTTTCATGTACGTATGCAGCAACTAAACAAGAACAAGTGCATATGTTAAATTTGGAGGCTTTCAAAGTCCTTGTTGTCTATTTGAATTGGCCGCTGCAAAATTTCTTTCTACAAATAGTGGAAAAGATGTGGACATTTATTGAttatcctgtttttaaaaaattactaaatactaTAATCTCGTACTCAGTGAAGAAATACGATTTTGATTATGAACAACTTTTGGTGGACTTGTGGACAAGAAGCCCACAGGACTTCAAAGAAAAGGCAAAAGCAAGCCGATATCTCTCTGGCGAAATTTCTTTCTGTTTCGGTTCAGTAAGGaggaggaaaaaatataaatctgtcccttcaaattaa